The DNA segment CGAGACGAGTAACCTCACAGTCGATTTCGAAGAGCCGATCGAGGAGAACCAGACGCTGGTCGCCGCCGTCCACCCTGACGAGGACGGTGACGCAGCGACGATCGACCCGGTTGCCGAGGAAATCCTCGCCAGTGACACCGCCAACGTGACTGTCGAGATGGTCGAGCAGCCGCCCGAAGCCTCGATCACGTTCGAGGATCAGACCAGCGACGGCGCGAACGTCACGATTGCAAACGCCTCGAACTCCGAAACGCCGTATTACGGAGCCGTCTGGACGGTGAACAACGAGACTGGCGAACCTGAGACGCTCCTCGGAGCGACACAGGTTACCGAAAACGAAACGAGTAATCTCACGGTCTCCTTCGAGGAGCCGATCGAAGAGAACCAGACGCTCGTGGCCGCCGTCCACCCTGACGAGGACGGTAACGCCAGCACGGTCGACCCGGTTGCCGAGGAAATCCTCGCCAGTGACACCGCCAACGTGACTGTCGAGATGGTCGAGCAGCCGCCCGAAGCGTCGGTAACCTTCGAGGATCAGACCAGTGACGGTACCAGCGTCACGATCGCAAACATCTCGAACGACGAGACACCGTACTACGGAGCCGTCTGGACGGTGAACAACGAGACCGGTGAACCCGAGACGCTGCTCGGTGCCGCGCAGGTCAGCGACAACGAAACGAGTAATCTCACGGTCTCCTTCGAGGAGCCGATCGAAGAGAACCAGACGCTCGTGGCCGCCGTCCACCCTGACGAGGACGGTAACGCCAGCACGGTCGACCCGGTTGCCGACGAAATCCTCGCCAGTGACACCGCCAACGTGACTGTCGAGATGGTCGAACAGCCGCCCGAAGCGTCGGTAACCTTCGAGGATCAGACCAGTGACGGTACCAGCGTCACGATCGCAAACATCTCGAACGACGAGACACCGTACTACGGAGCCGTCTGGACGGTGAACAACGAGATCGGTGAACCCGAGACGCTGCTCGGTGCCGCGCAGGTCAGCGACAACGAAACGAGTAATCTCACGGTCTCCTTCGAGGAGCCGATCGAAGAGAACCAGACGCTCGTGGCTGCTGTCCATCCTGACGAAGACGGCAACGCCAGCACGGTCGACCCGGTTGCCGACGAAATCCTCGCCAGTGACACCGCCAACGTGACTGTCGAGATGGTCGAGCAGCCACCCGAAGCGTCGGTAACCCTCGAGGATCAGACCAGTGACGGCACCAGCGTCACGATCGCCGCCATCTCGAACGACGAGACGCCCTACTATGGGGCTGTCTGGACGGTAAATAACGAAACTGGCGAACCTGAGACGCTGCTCGGTGCCGCGCAAGTTACCGAAAACGAGACGAGTAACCTCACAGTCGATTTCGAGGAACCGATCGAGGAGAACCAGACGCTCGTGGCCGCCGTCCACCCTGATGAGGACGGCAACGCCAGCACAGTCGACCCGATCACCGAGGCAATCCTCGCCAGTGACACCGCCAACGTGACTGTCGAAACGGTCGAGCAGCCACCCGAAGCGTCGATCACCTTCGAAGATCAGACCAGTGACGGTGCGAACGTCACGATCGCGAACGCCTCGAACGACGAAACACCGTACTACGGAGCCGTCTGGACGGTGAACAACTCGACCGGCGAGCCAGAGACGCTGCTCGGTGCGGCTCAGGTCAGCGATAACGAGACGAGTAACCTCACGGTCTCTTTCGAAGAACCGATCGAAGAGAACCAGACGCTGGTCGCCGCCGTCCACCCTGATGAGGACGGCAACGCCAGCACGGTCGACCCGATCACCGAGGCGATTCTCGCCAGTGACACCGCCAACGTGACTGTCGAAGCGGTCGAGCAACAGCCTGCGGCTTCGATCACCTTCGAAGACCAGACCAGTAATGGATCGACCGTCGCTATCGCGAACGCGCTCTACGAACAACCACCGTTCTACGTCGCCGTATACGGCACCAACGCCACCGGCGACATGGTGCTGATCGGCCTCGAGCAAGTTATCGAATCCGAATCGAACGGGCTGACGGTGACACTCGATGAGCCACTCGCCGAAACCGGGACGCTCGTCTCCGGGATCCACCCGGACGCCGACGGTGAGTCCGGGACGATCAATCCGGTGACAGACAACTACCTGGCTATCGATATGGGCAACGTGACTGTCGATATCGACGATGCGAACGCGACGAGCGTTATCCAGGCTCCCCTGTAGCGATCGGCGGTACTTCCCAATCACTCGTTTTTTCGTCACGCCTACCATCCGCCGCTCGCCGGATCGATCTCTCTGTCCAGCTTCGGGGACCGAACGTACGTCTTCGAGCACGCAGACGTCTCATACTGGTGGCTATCCCATTTCGAAATGATTCGACACGCCGTCGTGCCGGATATCTGTACGAACGTATAGCCACCAGTGTCAGTCGGAACTGCGTGCCATGCAGACCACGGCTGTGTGGGTGATCGCAGGGTTCTTTTTGCTCGTCTTCGACGCTGTGCTGGCCGTTGTGACAGTTTCTGTCGATATAGTCCTAGGAACCTGTCCCGTGCTTGTTCGTGTCGGGGGCAGCGCCTCTCACGTGACGTGCGTCAACGCCACGCACTGCGGCTCCGTTTGGAAAGCCTTAATACTAGGACCCCGGTACGAAGGAGTGCAGCAAGCCCGGATGGTGTAGTGGCCCATCATACGACCCTGTCACGGTCGTGACGCGGGTTCAAATCCCGCTCCGGGCGTACTTTTTCGGCGAGCAAACTGCGAGCCGTAAATGCGTTATAGACGGATTTGAACCCTGGCAGTCGCGCGCAGCGAACGAACGTGAGCGAGCACGTCTGCATCCGGTTCAAATCCCGCTCCGGGCGCTTCTCTGCATTCAAATCCGTGAGCGACTGCGTTGGCGTGTCGCGCGCCACAGTTCTCGGGGCTTGCCGGCGGGACGCCCCCGACGAGTGCAGCACGTGTCGGAGTCCAGAACGTTAAGGGTACTCGTCACCGTTGGGTCAGTATGGTCGATACTGCCGTCGTCCTGGCCGCTGGCGAGGGAACGCGATTGCGGCCGCTCACGCGCAACCGTCCCAAACCGATGCTCCCTGCGGCGAACCGTCCGATACTCGAACACGTACTTGATGCGCTCGTCGACGCGGGTGCCGAGGATCTCGTTGTCGTCGTCGGCTACAAGCACGACCGCGTGCAGAACCACTTCGGGCCGACATACCGTGACGTTCCGATCACGTACGTCCGCCAGAACAAACAGCTCGGAACCGGTCACGCGCTGTTGCAGGCCCGCGAGCACGTCGAGGGGTCGATGCTCGTGGTTAACGGCGACTGTCTCATCGACAGCACACTTGTCGAGGACGTCTGCCGAGCGTTCGATCGGGGCGACGGCGAGCCGACGCTGGCGGTTCTCGAAGGTCCGGACGCCCGCCAGTACGGCGCGGTCACACTGCGAGACGGGCTTGTCCAGGAACTCATCGAGAAACCCCGGACCGACGAATACCGCCTGATCAACGCCGGGATCTACGCGTTCGACGACGACATCTTCGGGGCGATCGACGACACGCCGCGCGAGGCGGGCGAACTCGCGCTGACGACGACGCTGTCGCGCGAACTCGACGACGGACGGGTTCGCGGCGTCGAGACCGACGGCCTGTGGGTTGATGCCTCCTATCCCTGGGATCTGCTCGTCGTCGCAGCGGAGATCCTCGATTATGGGCTGGCCGACGAGCCCGAGCGCGACGATCGCGTCTGGGTCGACGAGACGGCGATCGTCCACGACGACGCGACGCTACAGCCGCCGGTCGTGATCGGCCCGGACTGCGAGATCGGCCCCAGTGCAGTGGTTGGCCCGCATAGCGCGCTCGGGCGCAACGTCACGGTCGGTGCCAACGCGACCGTCGCGAACAGCGTGCTGGACGTGGACGCCCGCGTCGGGGCCGGATCGACGCTGCTGGATACAGTGACGGGCCAGCACGTCCGACTCGGTCCGAACAGCGTCGTCTCGGGCGGCCCCGCCGACGTCCGGGTCGGAAACGAGATATTCGAGGACGAGGATCTCGGGGCCGTGATCGCGGACCGCGTTCGCGCGGACGGAAACGTCGGGTTCGCACCCGGCTCGCTCGTCGGCCCGAACGCCCACCTCGACACCGGCGTGACGGTCGACGGACAGGTTCGTGAGGGCACGGAGGTGCGTCGCTGATGTGTGGGATCATCGGCGCTGTCGGCCGCGGCGTGGAGACGCTGGACGTACTCGTCCACGGGCTCTCGAAGCTCGAATATCGAGGCTACGACTCGGCGGGAGTTGCGCTGGCCGACGAATCGGTCGATATCTGCAAGAAAGCGGGCGAGATCGACGAACTACGGGGCGCGCTGGAGGGGCGGTCGATCGACGGCAGCGTCGGGATCGGACACACGCGCTGGAGCACGCACGGGCCGCCGACCGACGAGAACGCTCACCCGCATCAGGACTGCTCGAGTGACGTTGCCGTCGTCCACAACGGGATCATCGAGAACTACCAGGAGCTCCGTGACGAACTGGCCGCTGCGGGCCACACGTTCCGCTCGGATACGGACACGGAAGTCGTTCCGCACCTCGTCGAGGATGCACTCCGTGGCGGTGCCGATCCGGAGGCCGCCGTCCGGTCGGCTGTCGGCCGACTCGAAGGCAGCTACGCAGTCGCGGTCGTGATCGCCGGCGTCGATCGAATCTTCGCCGCACGCAACGATTCGCCGCTGGTGTTGGGCATTGACGATGATGCGTACTATCTCGCGAGTGACGTCCCCGCGTTTCGCGATCACACGGATCGCGTCGTCTACCTGGACGACGGCGAGTTCACCGTGCTCGGTCCCGACGGCTGGCGGGTCACGACGCTCGCGGGCGAGCCCGTCGAGAAGACGGTCGACACCGTCGACTGGGATCCCGAAGAGACCGGCAAGAGCGGCTACGATCACTACATGCTCAAGGAGATCCACGAACAGCCCCGATCGCTCCGCCAGAGTCTCTCGGAGCGAGTCGACGAACTCGGCGGGTCGGTGGACATCGGCGAACTGGCGGATCTCAACCCGCGTGGCGTCCAGTTTGTCGCCGCCGGGACCTCCTATCACGCGGCACTGTACGGGGCCGAGCTGTTCCGACAGGCTGGGATCCCCGCCCAGGCGTTCCGGAGCAGCGAATTCGCCACCTCGCCGCCACCGATCGGCGACGCGCTCGTGATCGGCGTCACACAGAGCGGAGAGACTGCTGACACGCTCTCGGCGCTTCGGGAGGCACAGCGCCGCGGTGCGCGCACGCTCGGCGTGACGAACGTCGTCGGCTCGACGGTCGCCCGGGAGTCCGATCACGTCTTCTACATCCGGGCCGGTCCGGAGATCGGCGTCGCCGCGACCAAGACCTTCGCCTCGCAACTGGCCTCGT comes from the Halapricum desulfuricans genome and includes:
- a CDS encoding DUF7282 domain-containing protein, with product MIFLAIGVATLTGTALAADVAGERNAAQTALNQTDDSFNVSNMSVEDGENVTVTADITNPGAAPAIQAVELRIDGELIEYRPWALNPGETEQISFDVGSDQVSEDSIISVQTRMHGEVAIFGEATSPEASITFEDQTSDGANVTIANASNSETPYYGAVWTVNNETGEPETLLGATQVTENETSNLTVDFEEPIEENQTLVAAVHPDEDGDAATIDPVAEEILASDTANVTVEMVEQPPEASITFEDQTSDGANVTIANASNSETPYYGAVWTVNNETGEPETLLGATQVTENETSNLTVSFEEPIEENQTLVAAVHPDEDGNASTVDPVAEEILASDTANVTVEMVEQPPEASVTFEDQTSDGTSVTIANISNDETPYYGAVWTVNNETGEPETLLGAAQVSDNETSNLTVSFEEPIEENQTLVAAVHPDEDGNASTVDPVADEILASDTANVTVEMVEQPPEASVTFEDQTSDGTSVTIANISNDETPYYGAVWTVNNEIGEPETLLGAAQVSDNETSNLTVSFEEPIEENQTLVAAVHPDEDGNASTVDPVADEILASDTANVTVEMVEQPPEASVTLEDQTSDGTSVTIAAISNDETPYYGAVWTVNNETGEPETLLGAAQVTENETSNLTVDFEEPIEENQTLVAAVHPDEDGNASTVDPITEAILASDTANVTVETVEQPPEASITFEDQTSDGANVTIANASNDETPYYGAVWTVNNSTGEPETLLGAAQVSDNETSNLTVSFEEPIEENQTLVAAVHPDEDGNASTVDPITEAILASDTANVTVEAVEQQPAASITFEDQTSNGSTVAIANALYEQPPFYVAVYGTNATGDMVLIGLEQVIESESNGLTVTLDEPLAETGTLVSGIHPDADGESGTINPVTDNYLAIDMGNVTVDIDDANATSVIQAPL
- the glmS gene encoding glutamine--fructose-6-phosphate transaminase (isomerizing), giving the protein MCGIIGAVGRGVETLDVLVHGLSKLEYRGYDSAGVALADESVDICKKAGEIDELRGALEGRSIDGSVGIGHTRWSTHGPPTDENAHPHQDCSSDVAVVHNGIIENYQELRDELAAAGHTFRSDTDTEVVPHLVEDALRGGADPEAAVRSAVGRLEGSYAVAVVIAGVDRIFAARNDSPLVLGIDDDAYYLASDVPAFRDHTDRVVYLDDGEFTVLGPDGWRVTTLAGEPVEKTVDTVDWDPEETGKSGYDHYMLKEIHEQPRSLRQSLSERVDELGGSVDIGELADLNPRGVQFVAAGTSYHAALYGAELFRQAGIPAQAFRSSEFATSPPPIGDALVIGVTQSGETADTLSALREAQRRGARTLGVTNVVGSTVARESDHVFYIRAGPEIGVAATKTFASQLASLNLLALGMTSTDGTREIISSLRDLPGQVQEVLDGSAAREVADTYAASDAYFFIGRGLNYPVALEGALKMKEITYKHAEGFAAGGLKHGPLALVTDQTPVFAVVTGDDELAQKTIGNVKEVEARDAPVIAVTDGKSDVERYADHVLRIPEAHPRTAAVLANVQLQLVSYHTASILGRSIDKPRNLAKSVTVE
- the glmU gene encoding bifunctional sugar-1-phosphate nucleotidylyltransferase/acetyltransferase, with protein sequence MVDTAVVLAAGEGTRLRPLTRNRPKPMLPAANRPILEHVLDALVDAGAEDLVVVVGYKHDRVQNHFGPTYRDVPITYVRQNKQLGTGHALLQAREHVEGSMLVVNGDCLIDSTLVEDVCRAFDRGDGEPTLAVLEGPDARQYGAVTLRDGLVQELIEKPRTDEYRLINAGIYAFDDDIFGAIDDTPREAGELALTTTLSRELDDGRVRGVETDGLWVDASYPWDLLVVAAEILDYGLADEPERDDRVWVDETAIVHDDATLQPPVVIGPDCEIGPSAVVGPHSALGRNVTVGANATVANSVLDVDARVGAGSTLLDTVTGQHVRLGPNSVVSGGPADVRVGNEIFEDEDLGAVIADRVRADGNVGFAPGSLVGPNAHLDTGVTVDGQVREGTEVRR